In Acinetobacter sp. TGL-Y2, a genomic segment contains:
- the hflX gene encoding ribosome rescue GTPase HflX yields MEDFEQHQGSERAVLVSVSVQILQDLDQEEFRLLAKSAGADILEHVQAQRVKPDPKYFIGSGKAEEIAELVKAIEADIVIFDHSLSPSQERNLERVIQCRVIDRTRLILDIFAQRARTHEGKLQVELAQLDHLSSRLVGGRMGLDSQKGGIGLRGPGETQLETDRRLLRLRISQLKEKLEKVRLTRIQGRAARQKASIPTVSLVGYTNAGKSTLFNILAESDVYAADQLFATLDPTLRRLNWDGIGALVLADTVGFVRNLAHALVDSFKATLEETLEATLLLHVIDSSSPDMLEQIEAVEKVLKEIGTDVPILRVYNKIDQSGEDAKIIYAKPHQPDRVYVSAHSSQGLDLLKQAVQECLMGQIQSFDVVLKPEYGKLRTQLYALNVIQAERHDDLGHLILRVNMAPQKLEQLIRQAHLPLDEILGMKAEQFKRPLEEFEIED; encoded by the coding sequence GTGGAAGATTTTGAGCAACATCAAGGAAGTGAACGCGCTGTCTTAGTCAGTGTTTCTGTACAAATACTGCAAGACCTTGATCAAGAAGAATTTCGATTACTGGCAAAATCAGCAGGTGCTGACATTCTTGAACATGTTCAAGCTCAACGCGTGAAGCCTGACCCTAAATATTTTATCGGCTCAGGTAAGGCAGAAGAAATTGCAGAATTGGTCAAAGCCATTGAAGCCGATATCGTGATTTTTGATCACTCACTTAGCCCTTCCCAAGAACGTAACCTAGAACGTGTTATTCAGTGCCGCGTCATTGATCGTACTCGCCTCATTTTAGATATTTTCGCGCAGCGTGCGCGAACGCATGAAGGAAAGCTACAGGTTGAGCTGGCTCAGCTTGATCATTTGTCCTCACGTCTGGTCGGTGGTCGCATGGGACTGGATAGTCAAAAAGGCGGGATTGGCTTACGTGGTCCAGGTGAGACACAACTCGAAACCGACCGTCGACTGCTCCGTTTACGCATCAGTCAACTCAAAGAAAAATTAGAAAAAGTGCGTTTAACCCGTATTCAAGGTCGTGCAGCGCGTCAAAAAGCCTCTATCCCCACCGTATCTTTGGTCGGTTATACCAATGCGGGCAAATCAACCCTGTTTAATATTCTCGCAGAAAGCGATGTTTATGCGGCAGATCAATTGTTTGCAACATTGGACCCTACCTTACGCCGTTTAAATTGGGATGGCATAGGCGCGCTGGTACTTGCAGATACAGTAGGTTTCGTGCGTAACCTTGCGCATGCTTTGGTCGACTCATTTAAAGCCACGCTTGAAGAAACACTAGAAGCGACCTTACTGCTGCATGTGATCGATTCAAGTAGCCCTGACATGTTGGAGCAAATTGAAGCCGTTGAAAAAGTGCTTAAGGAAATTGGTACAGACGTGCCGATTCTTCGGGTTTACAACAAAATTGATCAATCTGGTGAAGATGCGAAAATCATTTATGCCAAACCGCATCAACCCGATCGTGTCTATGTATCGGCTCATTCAAGTCAAGGCTTAGATTTACTTAAGCAAGCGGTTCAAGAGTGCCTCATGGGGCAGATTCAAAGCTTTGATGTGGTACTGAAGCCTGAATACGGCAAACTTCGTACCCAGCTTTATGCATTAAATGTAATTCAAGCTGAACGTCATGATGATCTCGGTCATCTCATTTTAAGGGTGAATATGGCTCCGCAAAAACTTGAGCAATTGATTCGACAAGCCCACTTACCTCTTGATGAAATCTTGGGTATGAAGGCGGAACAATTTAAAAGACCTCTAGAAGAGTTTGAAATCGAAGATTAA
- a CDS encoding lysophospholipid acyltransferase family protein — MTQVIPQKLNIFTKPWLYTRKIAAGTAAVTEGFYLIFRHQMYQQPNNPNNTRYVQHFCRRLCQVFNIEVQVHGEIPRQPALWVSNHISWLDIAVLGSSARVFFLAKAEIENWPIFGKLAKGGGTLFIKRGSGDSIRIKEQITEFLKQDIPVLFFPEATTTDGSTVKKVHGRILAAAIDANKPVQVCLICYVNKQGELDSIAPYIGNIRFADHVKAMLEMSKVVAHLKALPAIDVEGHTVDSLTKLVQEKMRQGLAELQQAVLVKAEIE; from the coding sequence ATGACTCAGGTAATACCCCAAAAATTGAATATTTTTACTAAACCATGGCTTTATACTCGAAAAATTGCTGCAGGTACTGCGGCAGTGACCGAAGGTTTTTATCTGATTTTCAGACATCAAATGTATCAGCAGCCAAATAATCCAAACAATACGCGCTACGTACAACATTTTTGTCGCCGTCTATGTCAGGTGTTTAATATTGAGGTGCAAGTCCATGGCGAAATTCCAAGACAGCCAGCGCTTTGGGTTAGCAATCATATTTCTTGGTTAGATATTGCGGTGTTGGGCTCAAGCGCGCGGGTATTTTTTTTAGCAAAAGCTGAAATCGAAAATTGGCCAATTTTTGGGAAATTGGCAAAAGGTGGCGGAACGCTGTTTATTAAACGCGGTTCAGGAGACTCGATCCGGATTAAAGAACAAATCACGGAATTCTTAAAACAAGATATTCCAGTGCTGTTTTTCCCAGAAGCCACCACCACGGACGGCAGTACAGTCAAAAAAGTTCATGGACGTATATTGGCAGCTGCAATTGACGCCAATAAGCCTGTTCAAGTGTGTTTGATTTGCTATGTCAATAAACAAGGCGAGCTTGATAGCATCGCGCCGTATATCGGCAATATTCGTTTTGCCGATCATGTCAAAGCGATGCTCGAGATGTCAAAAGTTGTTGCCCACTTGAAAGCTTTGCCTGCAATTGATGTAGAAGGACATACTGTGGATAGCTTAACCAAGTTGGTACAGGAAAAAATGCGACAGGGTTTGGCAGAGTTGCAACAGGCCGTTTTAGTTAAAGCTGAAATAGAATGA
- a CDS encoding phospholipase D family protein: MNNNTNQLPQLAHKPKTSGKAVFILSSCLIFGLPACTTLPKQQPITPQFAYDIETDQTPLAKIINPLKIQYPELTGYHILYEPLEAIAARIQLIDKAEKTLDLQYYIWDNDKVGALALYKIIQAADRGVKVRLLMDDNNAKAMESIYLALDQHQNIDVKLFNPYKFRRFRPVDMVLDLKRINRRMHNKTFTADNQITLIGGRNMSNQYYNVSDSYQFSDVDVMLVGHAVDDITHSFDEYWNHSFAYPVRNIVNHQQYTLRYDSLKAQLSQHYREISVQNYLDLSNRTHDFDHWLNHDIQLDWVKAQVIKDSPEKINAKAKKEEHLNFQLVGRLEKPEETVDIISAYFVPEKKGEQRLSALAQSGVQVRVLTNSFKANDVALVHAFYAKYREDLLKNGVQLYEFLPAIPEEFQNKNNPQISKESKVSLKGLSRSSLHAKMMTLDDKQVFIGSFNFDPRSANLNTEIGVILDSKPLADAVHKTMDANLKKYAYKLVLDSKNNINWEHSTPAGIKTLTSEPKMKWWQKAGIKVISWLPIEGFM; encoded by the coding sequence ATGAACAACAACACGAACCAATTACCGCAATTGGCTCACAAACCGAAGACATCTGGTAAAGCCGTCTTCATTTTAAGTTCATGTTTGATCTTTGGCTTGCCTGCGTGTACGACTTTACCCAAACAACAGCCGATCACACCACAATTTGCTTATGATATTGAAACCGATCAGACTCCTTTGGCGAAGATTATCAATCCGCTTAAAATACAATACCCGGAATTGACCGGATATCATATTTTATACGAACCTTTGGAAGCGATTGCTGCACGCATCCAACTGATTGATAAAGCAGAAAAAACCTTAGATTTACAATATTATATTTGGGATAATGATAAAGTTGGAGCACTGGCACTTTATAAAATTATTCAAGCAGCTGACCGTGGTGTCAAAGTTCGTTTACTGATGGATGATAATAATGCCAAAGCGATGGAAAGCATTTATTTGGCTTTGGATCAACATCAAAATATCGATGTAAAACTGTTTAACCCCTATAAGTTTCGGCGCTTTAGACCTGTCGATATGGTCTTAGATTTAAAGCGTATTAACCGTCGAATGCATAACAAAACGTTTACAGCCGACAATCAAATTACCTTGATTGGCGGGCGTAATATGAGTAATCAATATTATAACGTCAGTGACAGTTACCAATTTTCAGATGTCGATGTGATGTTGGTTGGACATGCAGTCGATGACATTACTCACTCATTTGACGAATACTGGAACCATAGTTTTGCTTATCCTGTGCGAAATATTGTCAATCATCAACAATATACCTTGCGTTATGACAGCTTAAAAGCACAGCTCAGCCAGCATTATCGAGAAATTTCAGTTCAAAACTATTTAGACTTGAGCAACAGAACCCACGACTTTGATCATTGGTTAAATCATGATATTCAACTCGATTGGGTCAAAGCACAAGTGATTAAAGACTCGCCAGAAAAGATCAATGCCAAAGCTAAAAAGGAAGAGCATCTCAACTTTCAACTAGTGGGACGTTTAGAAAAACCTGAGGAAACGGTCGATATTATTTCAGCTTACTTTGTACCCGAGAAAAAAGGCGAACAACGTTTAAGTGCATTGGCACAGTCTGGGGTGCAAGTTCGTGTGCTCACCAACTCCTTTAAAGCCAATGATGTCGCATTGGTGCATGCATTTTATGCAAAGTACCGTGAAGACTTGCTTAAAAATGGCGTACAGCTGTATGAGTTCTTGCCTGCAATTCCTGAAGAATTTCAAAACAAAAATAATCCGCAAATCTCAAAAGAATCTAAAGTCAGCCTCAAGGGTCTCAGCCGTTCAAGTCTTCATGCCAAAATGATGACACTGGATGACAAACAGGTGTTTATTGGCTCGTTTAACTTTGATCCACGCTCAGCCAATTTAAATACTGAAATTGGAGTGATTTTAGACAGCAAGCCACTGGCGGATGCCGTGCATAAGACTATGGATGCCAATCTAAAGAAGTACGCCTATAAATTGGTTTTAGACTCGAAGAACAACATTAATTGGGAGCACAGCACACCTGCTGGCATAAAGACTTTAACGTCTGAGCCAAAAATGAAATGGTGGCAAAAAGCAGGGATTAAAGTTATTTCATGGTTACCGATTGAAGGTTTCATGTAA
- a CDS encoding metallophosphoesterase, giving the protein MLTINIILNGFYISFAMLAIWGIGQAWLSQSRTETIHPFKAFVHLLAFYLSYLLIPLFFFSIFAGWIGYFSLHQSIFVFLLSGLLIYARFIEPHSIKINHVQYTLSSDQPFARPVRVALIADLHIGLFSGHERQLRMIVDKINQQKPDFVVVAGDWTYEPENKLAEELAVLKNIQAPVYSVNGNHDEQYPGPPIQELLRHALEVNNVMDIEGKIVEFDDFRLIGVGDLWAGKADMRYMPELPQDKPWLILSHNPDTVDMVPKLPTHPLMLSGHTHGGQVELPWLTDYVMKKVSILGHKRGLYQHDHANVFVSVGTGMVGVPFRFRAPPMIDIIELS; this is encoded by the coding sequence ATGCTTACCATCAACATCATCCTAAACGGATTTTATATCAGCTTTGCAATGCTTGCCATATGGGGCATTGGGCAGGCTTGGCTGAGTCAATCTCGAACTGAAACGATCCATCCGTTTAAAGCATTCGTACATTTGTTGGCATTTTACTTATCTTATTTATTAATTCCACTGTTCTTCTTTAGTATTTTTGCAGGATGGATTGGATATTTTTCACTCCATCAAAGTATATTCGTTTTCCTACTCAGTGGCTTACTGATTTATGCACGTTTTATCGAACCACATTCAATTAAAATAAATCATGTGCAGTATACACTCAGTTCAGACCAGCCTTTTGCTCGTCCTGTCCGTGTTGCTCTTATTGCAGATTTGCATATTGGTTTATTTTCAGGGCATGAGCGTCAGCTACGTATGATTGTAGACAAAATTAATCAGCAAAAGCCCGATTTTGTCGTGGTTGCTGGGGATTGGACGTATGAGCCTGAAAATAAACTCGCAGAAGAGTTGGCGGTATTAAAAAACATTCAAGCACCGGTCTATTCGGTGAATGGTAATCATGATGAACAATATCCCGGTCCTCCGATTCAAGAACTTTTAAGACACGCCCTTGAAGTGAATAATGTCATGGATATCGAAGGGAAGATTGTTGAATTTGATGATTTTCGTTTAATTGGTGTCGGTGACTTGTGGGCAGGCAAAGCGGATATGCGTTATATGCCAGAGCTTCCACAAGACAAGCCTTGGCTGATTTTGTCGCATAATCCCGATACAGTCGATATGGTGCCTAAACTGCCCACCCATCCTTTAATGCTCTCTGGGCACACACATGGCGGTCAAGTTGAACTGCCGTGGTTAACCGATTATGTGATGAAGAAAGTCTCGATATTGGGGCACAAACGCGGTCTGTATCAGCATGATCATGCCAACGTTTTTGTGTCAGTCGGAACGGGGATGGTCGGTGTGCCTTTTCGTTTTCGCGCCCCCCCAATGATTGATATTATTGAATTGAGTTAG